The genomic stretch GGCGTGCGTCGTGCGGATGACCACGGAGGCGTGCAAAGGGAGCGCCGTTGCGAGCCGGCCGTTCCAGACCACGCGCCCGGCCAGCGGGTCGAACCGGGCGGCCAGTGCGGCATGGGCCGCCAGCGGCTCGGCGCCGTCCGCCGTGACGGTGACCTCGCCGTCGTAGCCGTCGGGCTCGTCGTGGCTCATCGGGTCAGTCGGGCATCGCCGGCAGCAGGGCGGTCAGACCGAGGTCGGCCAGCGCGGTGAGCTGTTCGACGAGCTCCGCCGCCGACACCTGCCGGGTGCCCGACCACCAGTGCGCGGCCAGCTGCACCATGCCGACCACCCCGTACGCCCACGTCATCGCCGGCGCGGTGGGACGGCCGGCGGCGCCCAGCCGCTCGGCGATCAGCCCGCCGAGGGTCTCGGCGATCCGCCGCTCCGTGCCCGCGACGAGGTCCGCCCGGCCGGAACGGCCGGCCTGGGCGTAGGCGAACCGGTAGAGCTCCGGCTCGTCCTCGATGAGCTGGACGAACGCGGCGATCATCACGTGCAGGCGGGTCCGGTCGTCCGGGCGCTCGACGGCCAGCTCTCCGAGCAGTCGCGGCAGCAGGATCGCGTCGGAGATCCGCTGCAGGACGGCGTCGATCAGCTCTTCCTTGTCGCTGAAATAGCGGTAGATGACGGTCTTGGAGACCCCCGCGCTGCGTGCCACGTCGTCGACGGAGAACTCCGGGCCCGCCTGCCGCACCGCCTCGACGGCGGCCGCCACCAGATCCTCCCGGCGGGCTCGACGGTGCTCGGTCCAGCGGGCGCGGCGCCCGTCGAGGGCGGGCAGCGGCGCCTCGACCGGCTCGCCGGCGCGGGGCGGAGCCGGAGGATCAGCCACCCGTTGCATGTGTTTCACGGTAACAGCTACCTTTCCTCACACCTGCACTCGACGTCCTGGGGGACCCCGCGATGACCGCAACCATCTCGTCCACCATGCCCCGCCCGACCGCCGGTCAGTCGGGCCGGACGCCGGTGGATCGTCAGGAGCTGTCCGCGCGGCTGCTGGGCTCCGCGGCGAAGCGGTCCTACGACCCCGTCGTCGACATCGACTGGGACGCCGCGATCCCTGGCGGCCTCTACGGTCTGTCACCGGAGTGGTCGACGCTGTACGGCACGCCGATGTGGGACGCGTCGAGCGAGGAGCAGCGGATCACGCTGACCGTCCACGAGTACTGCTCGATCTCCGGGGTCGGCATCTGGTTCGAGCATCTGCTCATGCAGCTCGTGCTCCGCGACATCTACGGCGACGACCCCGCCCAGCCGCACGTCCAGTGGGCGCTGACCGAGATCGCCGACGAGTGCCGGCACTCGGTCATGTTCGCCCGGACGGCGCAGAGGTTCGGCGCTCCGTCGTACCAGCCGCCGGGATCGATCCTCCGGCTCGGCAAGGCGTTCGCGGCGAAGGCGAGCGGGCCGGCCGCCTACGCGGCGATCCTGGTCGTGGAGGAGATCCTCGACATCTTCCAGCGGGACCTGATGAAGGACGAGCGGGTGCAGCCGCTGACCCGCGCCACCAGCCAGATCCACGTCGTCGAGGAGGCGCGGCACATGCGCTTCGCGCGCGAGGAGATCGCACGGCGGGCTCCGGAACTCACCTCCTGGCAGCGCCGGAAGCAGCGCACGATGATCGCCGCGGTGTCGGCGATCGCGGTGGAGAACCTGGTGCAGCCGGGCGTCTACGCGGCCGCCGGTCTCGACCCGGAGAAGGCGCGGGCCGCCGCCCGGGCCAACGACCACTACCGCGACAAGCTCCGGGAGGCGGCCACCGGCCTGGTGTCGTTCCTCCGGGAAGTCGGGCTCATCGGCGGTCCCTCGGAGCGCCTCTGGAAGCGCGTCGGGCTCGTCTAGGTGGAGTGCCAGGGGCGCGCTTTCCGCGCCGTGGCACTCCACTCAGCCCTGGGCGAGCTGCGTCGCGTAGAGGCAGATCGCGGCGGCGGCGGCCAGGTTGAGGCTCTCGGCCCGGCCGCGCATCGGGATGCGGACCCGCGCGTCAGCCCGGGCGGCCAGGTCGCGCGGCACGCCGCGCGCCTCGTTGCCGAACAGCCAGACCACGGGGCCGGCGAGCACGTCGCCGATGGCGTCGAGCGCCACCTCTCCCCCGCCGTCGGCGGCCAGCACGGTCACGCCGGCGGCCTGCAGCGCCGGGACGACGTCCTCGAGGGGTGCACCGCGGACGACGTCGACGTGGAAGACGCTGCCGGCGCTCGCCCGTACCGCCTTGCCGCCGTAGGGGTCGGCCGACCCGGCGCCGAACACCACGGCGCCCGCACCGCACGCATCCGCCGTCCGCAGGATCGTGCCGGCGTTGCCGGGGTCGGCCAGTTCGGCGAGCGCGACGCTCAGCCGCGGCGGCCGCCGCGTCAGGTGTTCGAGGCCGACGTCGCGCATGGAGCAGACCGCGACCAGCCCCTGCGGTGTCACCGTCTCCGACAGCGCGGCGGCCGCCTTCTCGGTGACCAGGCGCACCGGGACGGCGACCTCGCCGAGCAGCGCGCGGTGCGTGTCGGCGGCGGCCTCGGTGGCGAAGACCTCGCGGACGCCGTCGGGATCGGCGAGGGCCTCGACGACCGCCTGCCGTCCCTCGGCCAGGAAGAGGCCGGCGGCGTCGCGGCCGAAGCGGCGGGTGAGCTTGCGTGCGGCGACGATGCGGGCCGACCGCTCGGTCAGCAGCTCGGACACGGCACCTCCTGCAGAGACACCGACGCCGCCGGCGCCGACCCCGGAGGGCCGATCACCGGCGGCGTCGTCGAATGCGTCAGGCGGCCTGGGCGCCCGTCGCCTCGGGGTTCGCGGCGAGCGCGGCCCGGGACGACTCGACCAGCGCGGCGAAGGCGGCCGGCTCGTTGACGGCCAGCTCGGCCAGGACACGACGGTCCAGCTCGATGCCGGCCAGCTTCAGGCCCTGCATGAACCGGTTGTAGGTCATGTCGTTGAGACGGGCCGCGGCGTTGATCCGGGTGATCCACAGCTTGCGGAAGTCCCCCTTGCGCGCCTTGCGGTCGCGGTAGGAGTACGTCGCGGAGTGGAGGATCTGCTCCTTGGCCTTGCGGTACAGGCGCGAACGCTGACCGCGGTAGCCGCTGGCGGCCTCGAGGGTCGTCCGGCGCTTCTTCTGGGCGTTGACCGCCCGCTTCACGCGTGCCACGTGAGAGCTCCTGTCTTCTCGTTACGGGAGGGCGGTCAGAGACCGAGCAGCTTCTTCATGCGGGGGGCGTCGGCCGGGGACAGCACCCCGATGCCCTTGACCCGGCGCTTGCGGGACGAGGACTTCACCTCGAACTTGTGCTGGTTGTTGGTGTGCTCGCGCACGAGCTTCCCGGAACCCGTCACGCGCACCCGCTTGGCGGTGCCCTTGTGGGTCTTCTGCTTCGGCATGTCCTCGTCCTGTTCGTCTCTGGGTGGTTCTTCGGCCCTCCTGCAGGGCCCCGTCACGGGCTCGTGGGTGGCGGAGGGCAGGAGGGTCCGTTCAGGCGCTGGGCGCCTGCTGCTCGGCCGCCTGCTCCTTCGCCCGCCGGCCGCCCTGCTGTGCCTGGGCGCCCTTGTGCGGGGCGATCACCATGACCATGTTCCGGCCGTCCTGCTTCGGATTGGACTCGACGACGCCGAGCTCGCTGACGTCGCCGGCCAGCCGCTGGAGCAGTCGGTAGCCCATCTCGGGCCGCGACTGCTCGCGACCGCGGAACATCACGGTGATCTTGACCTTGTCGCCCTGCCTCAGGAAGCGTTCGACATGGCCCTTCTTGGTCTCGTAGTCGTGCGGGTCGATCTTCAGGCGCAGCCGCATCTCCTTGATGACGGTGAGCGCCTGGTTCCGCCGGGCCTCGCGGGCCTTCTGGGCGGACTCGTACTTGAACTTTCCGTAGTCCATGAGCTTGCAGACCGGCGGCCGGGCCATGGGAGCGACCTCGACGAGGTCGAGCTCCGAGTCCTGGGCCAGTCGCAGTGCTTCGCCGATCGACACGATGCCGACCTGCTCGCCCTCGGGGCCGACCAGGCGGACCTCGGGGACGCGGATACGGTCGTTGATGCGGGGCTCGGTGATGGCCTCTCCTCTGCTGTTGCCTGTGAGGAGTCGCCCGTCCCGGAGCCCGGAGAGAACGAAGGCCCCGCGAGCGGCTGCTCGCGGGGCCCACTCTCCGGCACGGCACACGTCGCAGGACGCGTGCGCGACGCGAGATCCGACGGTGCCGGCTCTCGCGATCCGGGGACCCGGTCGCCTGGACGGCGTCGGGTGGGAGCGGGCTCCTCTTGGATCAGCGACCCGGGGGCCGCTGGTGGTTCGCGCGCCTCGTGTAGCGGGGGAGGCGCGCCCACCCTACAGCGTCGGGAGGGAGCGAGTCATTCCCGGTGGTCAGTACAGCAGCGGTGGCGGCTTCGGGTCGTTCGCGCGGGCCGCCGCGTGCAGCGCTCGGAGCCCTTCCACCGCGGCCACCGCACGCTCGTGGTCCACGGCCTGGATCGCGAGCAGCGACACCTCGTCCCCGTTCTCGAGGACCAGCGACGCCCAGGGCGACTTGCGCTCGAAGGCCACAGCGCGCACCGACGACCACGGCAGCGCCTGCCCGAGCGCGATGTTGCGGAACCGGACCCCCTCGGCGTCGGCGTCGACCCGCGAGCGGCCCAGCGCGACGATGCCCGCAGCCAGGACCAGGCCGATGCCCACCATGGCGAACTGGTCGACGGTGCCGTAGCTGACGACGGTGTTCGTCGTCCCCGGCAGGGTTGCGGCGACCCACACCATCACGGCCACCACGACGACGGCGAGGGCGGCGCAGACCTGGCGCATGCGCCGCGGGACGGCGGCCACGCGGGACGGCGCGGGACGTTCGGTCACGCTCCCCATGGTGGCAGCCCCCGGGGGCGACGTCCGCCGCGGCTGGCACAGTCGGCGCCGTGGACGTCACCGGGACCGCGCAGCACGCCGCGTGGCAGGAGCGCTCCCTGCCCCCGGTCGAGCAGCTCCGGGCCGACCTGTGGTCGATCCCCGTGCCCATCCCGCACAACCCGTTGCGGTACGTCAGCGTCTACGCGTTCGCGCTGGCAGGCGGCGGCCTCGGGCTGCTGGACACCGGCTGGGAGAGCCAGCAGAGCTGGACGGCGCTGACCGACGGCCTGGTGTCGATCGGGGGCGGCATCGAGGACGTGCGTGGCGTGCTCGTGACGCACATGCACTTCGACCACCTCGGCCTGGCGGCGCGGATCAGGGAGGTCAGTGGCGCGTGGGTGGCGATGCACCCCGCGGACGCTGCGACGGTCGGCCACTGGTCCGAGCGGGGCGCCGCCGGCATGGCCGCCGCGGAGGTCTGGTTCCTGGTGGGCCTGGGGGCCGATCCCGCGGATGCCGCGGACGACGTGGGCCCGGCCGAACGGCTGGAGGCATTCACCGCCATGGCGATGCCGGACCGGCTGCTCGAGCACGGGGAGCACGGCGACTTCCCCGGATGGCGGATGCGCGCCGTCCACACCCCCGGCCACACCCCCGGCCACCTCTGCTTCGCCGAGGAGAACAGCCGGCTGTTCTTCTCCGGGGACCACGTGCTGCCGCGGATCAGCCCGAACGTCTCGACGACCCACTCGGGCAGCCTCGATCCGCTGCGGGACTATCTCGCATCGCTCGACGCCGTCCGGGACCTGGACGCCGACGAGGTGCTGCCGGCCCACGAGTGGCGGTTCCGCGGGCTGGCCGACCGCGTCGACTCCCTGACCGCGCACCACGAGCGGCGGCTGACCGAGCTCCTCGCCGCCGTCCGGGACAACCCGCACTCGACGCCGTGGCAGCTGGCCGCCCACCTGACCTGGTCGCGCCCGTGGGAGCAGTACGAGCGGCGGATGCGCATCTTCGCGGTGACCGAGACCGACGCCCACCTCCGCCTGCTGGCCAGCCGGGGGCTGGTCGCGGGCAGCGACGGACCGGTGCCGACGTGGACCCTGGCCCTCCGCTGACGTTCGCCGGGCTGGCGCAGCGCATCCTCGCGTCGCCGCCGCGCCTCGGCCGGACGCGACTGGTGTGCATCGACGGGCCGGCCGGGTCCGGGAAGACGACGCTCGCCGGGCGGCTCGCGCAGGCGCTGCACCCGGACGCCGTCGTCGTCCACTTCGACGACCTGTACGCCGGCTGGACCCTGACCGGCGCCGCCGCGCGCCTGCAGGCCGGTGTCCTGCGGCCGGTGTCCGAGGGGCGTCCCGGCGCCTTCCACCGGTACGACTGGACGGTGCCCGGCTTCACCCCCGAGCCGACCCCCGTTCCGGCCCGCGCGGTGCTCGTCGTCGAGGGCTGCGGGAGCAGCCCCCGGGTCCTGGACGCGTGGACGACGCTGCGCATCTGGGTGGAGGCGCCCCCCGCCCTCCGGATCGCCCGCGGCCTGGCTCGCGACGGCATCGGGCTGGAAGCCGAGTGGCTGCGGTGGCAACGCACCGAGGCGACGGAATTCACACGCGAGCGCACGCGTGAGCGCGCCGACCTGCACGTCGACGGCTCGAGGGAGGGCCAGGAGGGCCCGGGCCGGCTCACGGTGCTGCGGCCCGACACATGGGCGCAACACGCAGCACGCACCATTCAGGGGTGACCGAGACGGCGTCGACCGACGCGCTTCCGCTGGCCGGCTACACGGTCGCGGTCACCGCCGCCCGCCGCAAGGAGGAGCTCGGCGCGCTCCTCGACCGCCGGGGCGCCCGTGTCGTCTACGCCCCGGCCATCCGGATCGTCCCGCTCTCGGACGACGCCGACCTGGTCGCCGCGACGCGCAAGGTGCTCGACGAGCCTGTGGACCTCGTCATCGCCACCACCGGCGTCGGCTTCCGCGGCTGGCTGGAGGCCGCCGACGCCTGGGACCTGCCGCTGGTGGAGCACCTCCGCCCGGCGCGGGTGCTGGCCCGCGGGCCGAAGGCGCGCGGCGCCATCCGCGGCGGCGGGCTGGTCGACGCCTGGTCACCGGAGTCCGAGTCGTCGGCGGAGGTCCTCCAACACCTCCTGTCCGGTGCCGAGGGGCCGCTCGAGGGACGGCGGATCGCCGTCCAGCTGCACGGCGACCCCCTGCCCGACCTGGTCTCGGGCCTGCGGGACGCGGGCGCCGATGTGCTCACCGTGCCGGTGTACCGGTGGGTCCTGCCCGAGGACGTCGCCCCCGTCCGCCGCCTGGTGAGCAGCGTGCTGGCCGGCGCCGTCGACGCGGTGACGTTCACCAGCGCGCCGGCCGCCGCCAGCCTGCTCAGCGTGGCCGCCGACATGGGCCTGCGCGACGACCTGATCACCGCGCTCAACGACCGGGTGCTCGCCATCGCTGTCGGCCCGGTCACCGCCGGCCCGCTGGACGCGGCCGGCGTGCCCAGTCGCCAGCCCGAGCGGGCCCGTCTCGGAGCCCTGGCCCGTGAGGTCGTCGCCCGGCTGCCCGAGCGAGACCCGGTGCTGGCGGTCGGCGACCACACGCTGCAGGTCCGCGGCCACGCGGCTGTGCTCGACGGCCGGGTGATCGAGCTGGCGCCGGGCCCGATGGCGGTGCTCCGCGAGCTGGCCCTCGATCCGGGCCGCGTCGTCCCCCGCCCGGAGCTGGTGTGCTCCCTGCCGGGCGGCGGTGACGGTCACGCACTGGAGATGGCGGTGACGCGCCTGCGTGCCGCGCTCGGCGCGCCGGTCGTCGAGACCGTCGTCAAGCGCGGCTACCGCCTCAAGACCTGAGGTCGCGCCGCATCAGCACGCGCGGGAAGCCGTTGGTCACCGACTGGGTATCGGCCGCCTTCACGAAGCCGGCCCGCTCGAACAGCTTCACGGTGCCGACGTAGGCCATCGTCAGGTCGACCTTCTCGCCGGCGTTGTCGACGGGATACCCCTCGATGGCCGGTGCGCCATGCACTCGGGCGAACTCCACCGCGCCGTCGACCAGGTGGTGGGCGATGCCCCGGCCACGATGCCCGGGCCGCACCCGGACGCACCACAGGGACCACACGTCCAGGTCGTCGACGTGCGGGATCTTGCGGTTGGTGGCGAACGTCGTGTCGGCGCGCGGATGGACCCCGGCCCACCCGACCACCTCGTCGCCGTCGTAGGCGAGCACCCCCGGCGGCGGGTCCTCGGCCACCAGTCGCCGCACCCGTTCCCCGCGGGCGGGCCCCTGGAGCGCGAGATTCTCCTTCGAGGGGATCCGGTAGCTCAGGCACCAGCAGACGTTCGCGTCGGGCCGCTTCGGACCGACCATCGTCGCGACGTCGTCGAAGCTGCTGGCCGGCCGGACCTCGATCGCCATGCCGCCATCGTGGCAGGACCCACCGACACCCAAGCCCCACCGTGATCATCGGCAGTTGGCTGCCCGCGCCGGCGCGTCGAGCAGCCACTCGCCGATGATCGACGGCGAGGTCACACCGAGTGGAGGGCCTTCGGCCGGAGGTAGACCGTCCAGGTCACCGCGACGCAGACCAGGTAGAAGGCGATGAACACGAGGTAGGCCGAGTCGCCGGTGCCCGTTGTCATGAACGACTGCCGGAATGCCAGGTTGACCAGGACGCCGCCGAAAGCGCCGACCGCACCGGCGATGCCGATCAGCGCCCCGGACATGCGCAGGGCCCTGCGCTCGGCCGCCGCCGGGTCGCCGCCGCCGGCCACCGTCTGCAGTGCCTGGGACCGGAAGATCGCCGGGATCATCTTGTAGGTCGACCCGTTGCCGACGCCGCTGAGCGCGAACAGCGTCACGAAGCCGACGACGAACAGCGGCAGCGACTCGAGCTGGCTCGCCGTCCAGACGATCGACGCGCCCACCGCCATGGCGACGAAGTTCCAACAGGTGATGCGCGCACCCCCGAACCGGTCGGCGAGCGATCCGCCGACCGGCCGGATCAGCGAGCCGAGGAGCGGCCCGAGCCAGGTGAGCGCGGCGGCGGCCAGCGGGGTCCCGAAGGACTCGGTGAACTGGTTCTGCAGCACCTGGCCGAAGGCGAACCCGAACCCGATGAACGAGCCGAACGTGCCGATGTAGAGGAACGACATGATCCAGGTGTGCGGCTCCCGGCTCGCCGCGCGCATGGCCTTCGGCTGGTTCCGCGCCGTCGTCAGGTTGTCCATCAGCACCGCGGCCCCGACGGCCGCCACCACGATCAGCGGGATGTAGGCCAGCAGGATCACCCGCGGGTGCTCCACCCCCACCGTGGCCAGGACCAGCAGGCCGACCAGCTGGACGACGGGGACGCCGAGGTTGCCGCCGCCGGCATTGAGGCCGAGCGCCCACCCCTTGAGCCGGTCCGGGTAGAAGGCGTTGATGTTCGCCATCGAGCTGGCGAAGTTGCCGCCGCCGACGCCGGCCAGGCACGACACCACGAGCAGCGTCGTGAAGGAGACGCCCGGCTGCAGGACGATCGCCGTGGCGACGGTCGGCACGAGCAGCATCGCGGCGCTGAAGATCGTCCAGTTCCGGCCGCCGAAGGTCGCCACCGCGAAGGTGTAGGGCAGCCGCACCAAGGCCCCGAGGGCGGTCGGCAGCGTGGTGAGCAGGAACTTGCCGGCGGGGTCGATGCCGAACACGGGCTCTGGCAGGAACAGCACGAGCACCGACCACAGGCTCCAGATCGAGAAGCCGACGTGCTCGGAGAAGATCGAGAAGAACAGGTTGCGGCGGGCCACCTTCTTGCCGGTGGCCTCCCAGAACTGCGGGTCCTCGGGGCGCCAGTCGTCGATCCAACGCCCTCCCCGTGGAGTCGGCGCACCGGGCGGTGCACTGGTGGTCTGGGGAGCGCGGGTGGGGGCGGCCATGACGAGGACGGTCGCAACCACCGGTTACCCGGACGTCGCCCCGCCGGAGAACCTGTGTTCCGTTTCCCTCACCGCTGCTGACCCCCTGTGGTGAGGGAACGGGCCGCCGGTGTGCAGGTCCGCGGCCGGACCGACGAAGATCCTCGTGTGAGTGCATCCGACGAGACAGCGAGCGGCCGCGCGCTGATCGAGGCCGGCAGCCCGGTGGCCGGATCGATGAGCCGTGCCGCCGCGACCGTCGTGTTCGAGCCGGGCGCGGCCGTCGTCCAGGTCGACGATCGGTTCGGGGGCGCCCTGCGCACGGTGGCGAGCGAGTCCGCGGCGATCGCGGTTCCGCGGGAGCGGGTGCGTGCGGGGGCGGCCCTGGCCTTCGCCGTCGAGTACGCCGCGACGATCCACCGCACCGGCCGCACGGCGCGGACCGACGGCTTCTTCGGCGAGCGGCTCGGGCGGCGCCCCGTGGCCGAGGACCTCGCCGAGGCCGTCGTCGGCGCCGCCCGCCGCTCCGCCGACGAGCGCCGGGTGCGCCACCTGGGTTACCTGCTGGCCGAGGCCACCCACTCCCCCGACCTCGACGTGGACCTCGTGGACGCCGCCCTGCGCCTGGTCGAGACGCTGACCTGGCGGCAGCTGGCGCTGCTGGCCGGGGTGGGCCGCCGGGACCGCATCCCCCTGCCCATGACGCCGCTCGAGGACGACCCCCGCCCCTGGACGGCGTGGGGCGCCCGCGAGGACGTCGCCGAGTTGCAGCGCTGCGGGCTGCTCGCTCCTCCTCCGGCGACCCCGCGCCCGGGCGCGACGCTGCCACGGCTGCGCGCCGCGGACCTGCGGCTCACCCGCCGGGGCGTGCTCGTGCACCGGCTGCTCGTGCTCGACCTGCTGCACGAGGACGCAGTCGTCGCCGCGCTCACGGATCTGGGGCTTCCCCGCTCGTGATCCCGCGCGTCGCGAATCGTTACCGATTCGTGGCCGACGAACGTGTCCCGTTCCGCCCCTCGGCGCGTCTTACAGGATGAGGCCAGCGAGGGGAGCCCGCGTGCGCGACAGGCCGTCGGACGGGAAGCCGCCGGACACCGCGTCGGTGATCGCCGCCCGCCAGCTGGCGGAGGAGGCGCACCGGCGGCGGCTGCTGTCCGACCTGCGCCGGCGCCGCCGTCGTCCGCTCGTCGTCCCGCCGCTCCCGGCGGCGCGTGCTGCCGCCGACGATCACCCGACGAGGAGGTAGCCGTCGGGCTCACCGACGGGATCAAGGCCGCGCCGACACCACTCCGGTGGCCGCAGGCTAGGACGCCCTCGCCCACTGCAGTGCCGCCTCGAGGCTCTGCAGGAACTTGTCGTTGGCGCGTTGGGCCGCGTACTTGTAGCCCACCGCATCCCCGCGGTCCCGGCTTTCCAGCACTCGTTCGAACTCGTCGATCAGCCGCTCGAAGGTCTGCACGAGGTTGTGGTGGTAGTCGAGCACGTCACGGTCGGTCAGAGTCGGCGTGATGCCTTCGAGCTTCCCGACGATCCGCATGAGGCGCGGCTTGACCTCGCGACGGAACTCCATCACGTCGATCTGGCCGGTGTTCTCGAGCATGTCGCGGGTGCGGGTCAACTCCGCCAGCCCTTCGGCCAGCAGGGCGGACGTCTGGTCTCCGTACGAGGTCCGGGCTTCGGCCTGCTGGGCCGACAGTCGCTGAGCCTCCGCGGTATCCCTGGCGCGGGCGACGGTGAGACCACCCGCGACCAGCGCCCCGCCGACCATCAGTGCCTTCTGACCGAGTTGATGGCGCTTGGCCGCGCGTCCCGCTCGAGCTGCGATGCGCTTGGCCTGCCCCAGCGCGCCCCGCGGCGCCACCGACGTGGTGGGACCACCGATGGCGGACAAGAGCCTCCGCAGCTCCTCGTCGTAGTCCTGGTGGAGCCTGATGGTCTGCTTTCCGGAGATCGCCAGTTCGATGCCGGCAGGCAGCTCGGGCATCGGCTCCAGTTCCACCGGGATGATGCGCTTGTCCGCTGACTGGGCGACCGCCAGCTCGGCGACGACCCACTTCGGTTGCGCGGTCACGTTGCTGGAGAGGAACACGAGGACGACGTCCTGCCGCCTGATCCCGTCCGCGATGCTCTGCTGCCACAAGGACCCACCGGCGATGTTCGTCTTGTCGACCCACACGTCGAAGCCGCGGTGCTGGAGTTCGTCGATGACCTCGGCTGCGGCCTTCTCGTCCTTCCTGGAGTACGAGATGAACAGCCGGGGCAGATCGGCGCGCGGCTCGGGCGGGGTGTGGGCGAGCGCCGCCCGGGTCCGCCGCTTGAGTTCCCCCAGGTCGAGCTGGAGGATCTTCTTGGGCTGTTCCTCGACCGGTTCCCGCGCCGACGCTGCGGACGTGACCGCCGCCACGACCGCGTCGAGGTCGTGGCGATCGATCTGGGTCCAGCCCCCGTCCACCTCCCATGCTCGGACGGCCGGCGGCAGGGCATCGTCGGCGGCGTCGGTGAGACCGACTACCCGGGCGTGCACCCGTCGTGCCGTGCCGATCATCGTCGCCACGTCGGTCTGCGTCCGACCGTCGACCTCCGAAGACACCAGCAGCAAGAGGAGGTCGTCCTCGTCGACCGCACACGGTGAGCCGTTGCTCGCCCGGACGCTGTGACCGGCGGCGACGAGGCCGGCCCGGACGTCGCGGAACCTGCCGTCCACAGTCGTGTCAGCGAGGACGATGTTCATCGTGGACCACCTTGATGACAGGTGATGCCGGCCGGTCGAAGCCCGTACGGCCGCGCCAGTGAGGGTCTGGCGACGGTACCGAGGGGCCATGCGGCCCGTGTAGAGCCGTAATGCCCTGGCGACGGAGAGCGACGGCTACGCCTCGGTCAC from Blastococcus sp. PRF04-17 encodes the following:
- the rpmI gene encoding 50S ribosomal protein L35 produces the protein MPKQKTHKGTAKRVRVTGSGKLVREHTNNQHKFEVKSSSRKRRVKGIGVLSPADAPRMKKLLGL
- a CDS encoding PH domain-containing protein — its product is MGSVTERPAPSRVAAVPRRMRQVCAALAVVVVAVMVWVAATLPGTTNTVVSYGTVDQFAMVGIGLVLAAGIVALGRSRVDADAEGVRFRNIALGQALPWSSVRAVAFERKSPWASLVLENGDEVSLLAIQAVDHERAVAAVEGLRALHAAARANDPKPPPLLY
- a CDS encoding uridine kinase family protein, which gives rise to MDPGPPLTFAGLAQRILASPPRLGRTRLVCIDGPAGSGKTTLAGRLAQALHPDAVVVHFDDLYAGWTLTGAAARLQAGVLRPVSEGRPGAFHRYDWTVPGFTPEPTPVPARAVLVVEGCGSSPRVLDAWTTLRIWVEAPPALRIARGLARDGIGLEAEWLRWQRTEATEFTRERTRERADLHVDGSREGQEGPGRLTVLRPDTWAQHAARTIQG
- a CDS encoding TetR/AcrR family transcriptional regulator, coding for MQRVADPPAPPRAGEPVEAPLPALDGRRARWTEHRRARREDLVAAAVEAVRQAGPEFSVDDVARSAGVSKTVIYRYFSDKEELIDAVLQRISDAILLPRLLGELAVERPDDRTRLHVMIAAFVQLIEDEPELYRFAYAQAGRSGRADLVAGTERRIAETLGGLIAERLGAAGRPTAPAMTWAYGVVGMVQLAAHWWSGTRQVSAAELVEQLTALADLGLTALLPAMPD
- the rplT gene encoding 50S ribosomal protein L20 yields the protein MARVKRAVNAQKKRRTTLEAASGYRGQRSRLYRKAKEQILHSATYSYRDRKARKGDFRKLWITRINAAARLNDMTYNRFMQGLKLAGIELDRRVLAELAVNEPAAFAALVESSRAALAANPEATGAQAA
- a CDS encoding MBL fold metallo-hydrolase codes for the protein MDVTGTAQHAAWQERSLPPVEQLRADLWSIPVPIPHNPLRYVSVYAFALAGGGLGLLDTGWESQQSWTALTDGLVSIGGGIEDVRGVLVTHMHFDHLGLAARIREVSGAWVAMHPADAATVGHWSERGAAGMAAAEVWFLVGLGADPADAADDVGPAERLEAFTAMAMPDRLLEHGEHGDFPGWRMRAVHTPGHTPGHLCFAEENSRLFFSGDHVLPRISPNVSTTHSGSLDPLRDYLASLDAVRDLDADEVLPAHEWRFRGLADRVDSLTAHHERRLTELLAAVRDNPHSTPWQLAAHLTWSRPWEQYERRMRIFAVTETDAHLRLLASRGLVAGSDGPVPTWTLALR
- a CDS encoding TrmH family RNA methyltransferase, translating into MSELLTERSARIVAARKLTRRFGRDAAGLFLAEGRQAVVEALADPDGVREVFATEAAADTHRALLGEVAVPVRLVTEKAAAALSETVTPQGLVAVCSMRDVGLEHLTRRPPRLSVALAELADPGNAGTILRTADACGAGAVVFGAGSADPYGGKAVRASAGSVFHVDVVRGAPLEDVVPALQAAGVTVLAADGGGEVALDAIGDVLAGPVVWLFGNEARGVPRDLAARADARVRIPMRGRAESLNLAAAAAICLYATQLAQG
- a CDS encoding GNAT family N-acetyltransferase encodes the protein MAIEVRPASSFDDVATMVGPKRPDANVCWCLSYRIPSKENLALQGPARGERVRRLVAEDPPPGVLAYDGDEVVGWAGVHPRADTTFATNRKIPHVDDLDVWSLWCVRVRPGHRGRGIAHHLVDGAVEFARVHGAPAIEGYPVDNAGEKVDLTMAYVGTVKLFERAGFVKAADTQSVTNGFPRVLMRRDLRS
- a CDS encoding AurF N-oxygenase family protein, giving the protein MTATISSTMPRPTAGQSGRTPVDRQELSARLLGSAAKRSYDPVVDIDWDAAIPGGLYGLSPEWSTLYGTPMWDASSEEQRITLTVHEYCSISGVGIWFEHLLMQLVLRDIYGDDPAQPHVQWALTEIADECRHSVMFARTAQRFGAPSYQPPGSILRLGKAFAAKASGPAAYAAILVVEEILDIFQRDLMKDERVQPLTRATSQIHVVEEARHMRFAREEIARRAPELTSWQRRKQRTMIAAVSAIAVENLVQPGVYAAAGLDPEKARAAARANDHYRDKLREAATGLVSFLREVGLIGGPSERLWKRVGLV
- a CDS encoding uroporphyrinogen-III synthase, whose translation is MTETASTDALPLAGYTVAVTAARRKEELGALLDRRGARVVYAPAIRIVPLSDDADLVAATRKVLDEPVDLVIATTGVGFRGWLEAADAWDLPLVEHLRPARVLARGPKARGAIRGGGLVDAWSPESESSAEVLQHLLSGAEGPLEGRRIAVQLHGDPLPDLVSGLRDAGADVLTVPVYRWVLPEDVAPVRRLVSSVLAGAVDAVTFTSAPAAASLLSVAADMGLRDDLITALNDRVLAIAVGPVTAGPLDAAGVPSRQPERARLGALAREVVARLPERDPVLAVGDHTLQVRGHAAVLDGRVIELAPGPMAVLRELALDPGRVVPRPELVCSLPGGGDGHALEMAVTRLRAALGAPVVETVVKRGYRLKT
- a CDS encoding DUF4873 domain-containing protein gives rise to the protein MSHDEPDGYDGEVTVTADGAEPLAAHAALAARFDPLAGRVVWNGRLATALPLHASVVIRTTHASARAVTTERDHWGNTRVTGVGRPPFPVELLDARTEP
- the infC gene encoding translation initiation factor IF-3; translated protein: MTEPRINDRIRVPEVRLVGPEGEQVGIVSIGEALRLAQDSELDLVEVAPMARPPVCKLMDYGKFKYESAQKAREARRNQALTVIKEMRLRLKIDPHDYETKKGHVERFLRQGDKVKITVMFRGREQSRPEMGYRLLQRLAGDVSELGVVESNPKQDGRNMVMVIAPHKGAQAQQGGRRAKEQAAEQQAPSA